One Ilumatobacter fluminis genomic window, GCTCGTCGCCTCGCTGCACCACCCCGTGCTGTTACCGATCGAGGTGCGGTGCTCCGCGGCGGACGATCTCGCCCTGTCGACCGGCTACGGGCGCGAGAGCGGCTGGATCGCCGTGCACCAGTACCCGGGCATGCCGTACGAGCACTATTTCGACACCGTCGAGCAGATCATGAGCGACTACGACGGGCGGCCGCACTGGGGGAAGCTCCACGGGCAGACCGCCGACGTACTGCGCGAGCGCTATCCCCGCTGGGACGACGCCATGGCGTTGCGCGATCGGCTCGATCCCGACCGGACCTTCCGGAACGCCTACCTCGACCGGGTCTTCGGCTGACGCGCCCCGGTTCGGCACTAGCGTCGCCGGCGTGGTGACGACCCGGATCCGCCGCTCATCGGCCGACGACCTCGACGCACTCGTCGGGTTGGGCCGCGAGTATTGCGCCGCCGACGGCCACGCCTTCGACGAGGCGACCGTTCGTTCCGGGTTCGCCGGCGTCGTCGCCGATGACACCCACGGTGCCGTCCTCGTGGCCGAGGTCGAGTCCGCCGTGGTCGGCTACGCCGTGGTGTCGTGGGGGTGGTCGATCGAGATCGGCGGACTCGACGTCGTGCTCGACGAGATCTACGTCCGACCGAAGGGTCGAGGAGTCGGCGGCCGGCTCCTCGCAGCGGTGGAGGCGTTGTGTCGCGACGTCGGAGCGAAGCGTGTCTTCCTCGAGACCGAGCCCGACAACGAGCGAGCACGGCGGTGGTACGCAGCGAACGGGTTCGAGACCGAACCGTCGATCTGGATGTCGAAGGAGCTCGGCTGAGACCGGGCCTCATCCTCGCGCTGGCGCTCGTCGCCGGGTGCGCCGCCGACCCGCCGAGCGCCGTCGTCGGCGTCGTCGTGACCGGCTGTGGCGCGCAGACCGTCGGCAGCGGCGCGTTCGTCGACGACGAGCTCGTGCTGACGTCGGCGCACACGCTGCGCGGCGCCGACACCGTTTCGATCGAGTCGGACGGGCGTTCGCTCGCAGCCGACATCGTCGCGTTCGATCCGAACCTCGACCTCGCCTACCTCCGCGTCGAGGCCGGCGCGGCGGTGTCGCCGCTCGGTGTCGCCGCGGGAGACGCCGGGTCGCGGGCGAGCGCGTGGGCGGTCCGCGACGGTGAACCCGTCCGCCTCGACGTCGAGGTCGTGCGGCGGATCCGCCTGGAGACCGAGGACATCTACGTCGAGGGTGAGACCGAACGCCCGGCGTACGAACTCCGTGCCGACGTCGAGCCGGGCGACTCGGGTGGGCCGGTGGTCGTCGACGGCAACGTCATCGGGGTGCTGTGGGCTCGCAGCACACGAACGGCCGGTCTCGCCTATGCGATCGACGTCGTGCGCGGCTCGGCGACGATCGACGAGCAGGTGACAACGGGAGACCTGCACGGTGTCGATCTCGACCGCTGCGACTGAGCGTCACCAGAAGCCGGGGAGCGACTCGGTCGTGCCGTCGGCGTACCGGGCCAATCGCTCGAGCGCATCGTCGTCGAACACGTCGATCACGTCGTGCAGTGCGTCGGCGCCGGCCGACCGGATCGCCTGGTCGAACTCGGTGCGGCGTCGCGGCAGCTCCGAGGTGAGCACCAGGACACGTTCACCGGCGCCGCGCAGCGCGTGCGCGTGTCCGAGGGTGCGCCAGACGGCGTCGGCCGAGTTGAGACCACCCCGGTAGCGGGTGAACGGGCCGCCGATCAGGACGACCCATCGCGTCTCGGTGCGGTCGTGCACGACGTACGGCGCCGTGACGCCGACTCCCTTGATGCGGACGTTCGGACCTTCGATCGATCCGAAGCCAGCGCCTTCGAGCACCTGCTGGACCCGCTCCTTCGACCCGGCCTGTCGCTCCTCGATGAGCTCGATCGGGTGACCTTCGTCGTCGAGTCGAGCGGCGGCGAGTTCGAGATAGCCGGGATCGAGGTCGTACCCCACGTACCGACGGCCGAGCCGCGACGCTGCGACGAGCGTCGAACCACTGCCGACGAACGGGTCGAGGATGAGGTCGTCCTGGAAGGTGTAGAGCTCGATCAGCTTCTCCGGGAGTTCGACCGGGAACGGGGCGGGATGACCGACCCGCTTCGCGGACTCGGTCGGTGTCTGCCAGACGTCGAGGGTCAGTGCCATGAAGTCCTCGGTGCTGACCGTCGACCGGTGCGGCAGATCCCGTTTGGCGCGTTCATCGGCCGACAAGGCGCGTTGGAACCGACCCTTGCTCGCGACGATGACTCGCTCGGTGACGTCGCGGAGCACGGGGTTCGTCGCGGTTCGGAACGACCCCCACGCACAGCTCCCGCTTGCACCGGCACCCTTCTGCCACACGATCTCGCCTCGCAGCAGCAGACCGAGCCGGTCCTGCAGGATGTGGATCACGTCGGCGGCGAGCGAGCGGTACGGCTTGCGGCCGAGGTTGGCGACGTTGACGGCGATCCGCCCGCCGGGCTCGAGCACGCGGACGCACTCGGCGAACACGTCGTGCAGCAGATCGAGGTACTCGAGGTACGACGACGGCACGCCGTCGCGTTCGAGTTCCTCCTCGTACTGCTTGCCGGCGAAGTAGGGCGGCGACGTGACCACCAACGCGACCGACCCGTCGGCGACGGTGTGCATGTCGCGGGCGTCGCCGCACACCAGCGGCTCGTCGACCGGCTTCGGGTCGAGCACCGTGTCGTCGTCGTCGAGCACCGGCGCCTCGAAGCGGCCGTAGAAGCCCGAGGCGTCGTGCGACTCGCGCTTCGACACCCCGAAGTTCGAGGTCGTCGTGGCGCGTCGAGGCTCGTCACCGGTCGCGCGAGGGGCGCGCGCGGGGACACTCGATTCGGCCATCCGCTCAGACTACGTGGCCGGTCGCGCGTGCCGCGCGATGGTCGATGGCGATCGTGTGACGCGTCTACTCGGGGACGAAAGCGATCAGATCGTCGGGCTCGCCGAGCGCCGTCAGGCTCACCGGTTCACCGACCTGGAGGTCGTCGTCGACGACGATCAGATCGGTCTCGCCGTCGAGCACGCGGACGATCGTCGCACCGTCGGGTCCGAGGACGATCCGGTCGTACTCGCCGATGGGTGCGGTGCCCTCGGGGTCGATGAGGACGGCGTCGGCGGTCACGTGCCCGAGCACGCGGCAGCCGTCGGCCGAGACGCCGGCGAGTTCCTCGACGGTGGCGAGGTCGGCGAGCTGTTCGCCCGACTCGAGATCGATGATCGAGTGATAGCCGCCGGGTCCGCCGACCGGGAAGCACGTCCAGGTCGGCTCGGGCGGGGTCGGGTCGACGGCGTTCGAGAACGTCGTCGTGAACAGGGTGCGTCCGTCGAGGTCGACCACCGCGACGAACGTCGCGCCGCCGACGGCCAGCCGCTCGCCGCCCGCGGTCGGGGCGACCCACTCGATCGCGGCGCCCGCCGGCACGGCGATGGCGCCCAGACGTTCGGCGGTGTCGTTGCCCGACTCGATGCGGTACACCTCGCCCCCGACGGCGACCATCGTGAGGCGGTCGCCATCGAGCACGCCGATGCTGCCGGCGGGAATGTCGGTCGGGACCGTGGCTTTCGTGGTCCGGTCGAGCGCCATCAGTGACACGTCGGCCTGGAGCCCGACCGTCTGACTCGTCGCGACCAGCTCGTCACCGACGGCGATCGGTTGGTCGGCGAGGAAGACCGGTGCGTCGCCGTCGGGGCGGACCACGATCGTCTGGAAGTTCGCGGCGTCGGCGATGGCGAACATCGAGCCGTCGTCGTTGGTGCGCAACGTCGCCAGGAACATCTTCGGATCGATGGGCGACGATGCGAGTGCGAGGCCGCCGATGTCGATCACCGACCGGTTCGTCAGGTCGATCAGGCTGACGTCTCCACCGGTGGGGACGCCGGCCGCGAGGAACGTCGGACCGTCGGTACGCACGGTCGCGATGTCGGCCGAGGCCGGGAGGTCGACCACGACCGGTTCGGCGTCGTCGCCCGGCTCGGGCAACACGGTGAGGGTGCGGCTGTTGGCGAGCGCCAGGATGCCGTCGCCGGCGTACAGCGAGCCGGTGCGCCCGTGGCCGGGCGACTCGGCGGTCACCTCGCCGTCGGCGTCGACATAGGTGACGTCGCCCGTGCCGCGGTCGACGAGGGCGATCGCTTCCCAACCGACCCGGTCGCGGTCGAGCGACGACTCACCACCGCCGAACCAGCGCCAGCCGACG contains:
- a CDS encoding GNAT family N-acetyltransferase codes for the protein MVTTRIRRSSADDLDALVGLGREYCAADGHAFDEATVRSGFAGVVADDTHGAVLVAEVESAVVGYAVVSWGWSIEIGGLDVVLDEIYVRPKGRGVGGRLLAAVEALCRDVGAKRVFLETEPDNERARRWYAANGFETEPSIWMSKELG
- a CDS encoding trypsin-like peptidase domain-containing protein — protein: MVRSERVRDRTVDLDVEGARLRPGLILALALVAGCAADPPSAVVGVVVTGCGAQTVGSGAFVDDELVLTSAHTLRGADTVSIESDGRSLAADIVAFDPNLDLAYLRVEAGAAVSPLGVAAGDAGSRASAWAVRDGEPVRLDVEVVRRIRLETEDIYVEGETERPAYELRADVEPGDSGGPVVVDGNVIGVLWARSTRTAGLAYAIDVVRGSATIDEQVTTGDLHGVDLDRCD
- a CDS encoding DNA-methyltransferase, translating into MAESSVPARAPRATGDEPRRATTTSNFGVSKRESHDASGFYGRFEAPVLDDDDTVLDPKPVDEPLVCGDARDMHTVADGSVALVVTSPPYFAGKQYEEELERDGVPSSYLEYLDLLHDVFAECVRVLEPGGRIAVNVANLGRKPYRSLAADVIHILQDRLGLLLRGEIVWQKGAGASGSCAWGSFRTATNPVLRDVTERVIVASKGRFQRALSADERAKRDLPHRSTVSTEDFMALTLDVWQTPTESAKRVGHPAPFPVELPEKLIELYTFQDDLILDPFVGSGSTLVAASRLGRRYVGYDLDPGYLELAAARLDDEGHPIELIEERQAGSKERVQQVLEGAGFGSIEGPNVRIKGVGVTAPYVVHDRTETRWVVLIGGPFTRYRGGLNSADAVWRTLGHAHALRGAGERVLVLTSELPRRRTEFDQAIRSAGADALHDVIDVFDDDALERLARYADGTTESLPGFW